GAGCGGCCTTACCATTGACCCGGGCGGCAAGCTGCTCTATGCGGTCGGTACGGATATCACGAAAAAGACCGATCGCTTTGAGGTCGGCGAACCGAAGCTGGTGGTCATCGACCTCGATGCGAAGAAGATCACTCGCTCGGCGGAGTTTGGCAAAGAGGATGCGCTTACCTCTCCGCGCACGAACATGAAGGTCTCGCCGGACGGTAAGTTTCTTTATATGTTTCGTCAGTCGATCTTCATCTATGACACCTCCACGCTGAAGATGGTCAAGAAGATCGAACTGAGCAAGGCCGAAGCGCCGGAGACATCCAGCCTGTCGCTTTCTCCGGTTGAGGATCCCAATGCGCCTGAGGGGAAGGTCGTAGGCATCTTCAATTCGTCGGACCCATATGTCCATCAACGCATCTTCGGTATCGCGGAGATCGATCTGGCGACACAGAACTATGAGATGACTCCTATCGGTCCTTCGGCCACAAGTATTCAGCCGATGCTGATGAGCCCTGACCGGAAGTACGGTTATACCGTGGCGGTGAATGGAACGCATGGTAACCGCGTTACCGAGTTCTGGGTCTTCGACCTGAAGACCAAGAAGATCATCAGCAAGAAAGAGTTCATCGGTCGAACCCGGCTCAATTTCGGAATTACTGCGGACGGAAACAAGCTGCTGATCTATAACGCCGGTTATCAGGTAGAGGTGTATGACGCAAAAACACTCGACCTGCGAAGCACGATTGACCTGAACGGCGACACTGTATCGAATCTGCTCGTCATGCCTATGATGCACCACTAAACATTGGGAGTTGGCCGCAATGGACCGAAGTACGCTGCCCGCAGGCAAGCTCTTTGTGCAGTACGGACGCGCGCTGCGGTATGTGCGGCCCTACCTGGGTGGATTGCTCGGTTTTATCGGGCTGGGGCTGCTGTCAACCGCTCTTGGACTGGCACAGCCCTTCATGTCTCGCTACCTGGTCGACAAGGCTCTGCTGGGGCGTGATCTTCGGGCGCTACTTGTGATTGCCGCGGCTATGATCGGTGCGGCCGTGGTGAGCTCTACCATCTCATTTGTCTCGAGCTATCTCTACCTCCGGCTTTCGACACGGAGTCTCTTCGATATGCGGATGGATCTCTATCGCCATCTGCAGAGCCTTTCGCCGCGGTTCTTCTCTGGACGCAAGCTGGGTGACCTGGTCTCGCGGATCAATAACGATATCGGTGAAGTGCAGCGGGTCGCGTCGGATGCCTGCCTGTCGCTGCTTTCGAATGTCATCTTCCTGATCGGAAGTCTTGCCATGATGCTATGGCTGAGCTGGCAGCTTACGGTGGTGAGCGTTGTTCTGTTGCCGATCGCGATCATTGCCTTGCGCGCCTACCAGGGCCGCCTGGTGCTGCAGAGTCGTGAGATCCGTGAGAAGAGCTCTGATCTGGGCAGCTTTCTGATTGAGTCGCTGTTGAGTCTGCGCTTGACCGTTGCGGTTACGGCGGAAGAACGGGAGGCCGCGAAGTTCCGGCGCTTGAACGACGGCTTCATACAGGCGCTGTTGAAGAGCCAGGTGACCTCTTTCCTGGCAGGCACGGTCCCGTCTCTGATCCTTACGGTGTCAACATCCGTGATGTTCCTTTATGGAGGATGGTTTGTCTTCCAGGGCCGATTGACCCTTGGAAGCCTGCTGGCGTTCATCGCATATCAAGCGAAGCTGATGGCGCCGGTTCAGAACCTGCTTACGCTCCATACAAATCTGCTGACCGGCGGCGTGGCCTTGGAGCGGGTCTTTGAGCTTCTCGATGTACCGGCAGATGTGGCGGATTCGGAGCTGCCCGTGGCGCTCCCAAAGAGCCTGGGTACCGTCAGGTTCGAAGCGGTCAGCTTTTCCTACAAGGACGCGGAGGTGGCGTTAGACAATCTCTCTTTCACGCTGCCGAAAGGGTCTCTCACTGTACTAGTGGGGAAGAGCGGTTCCGGCAAGTCGACGATGGCGGATCTCCTGCTGCGACTACACGATCCTCAATCCGGAGCGATTACCGTCGATGGCGTAGACCTGCGATCCATTCGCCTGAAAGAGCTGCGGGAGCGCATTGCGATCGTGGAGCAGACACCTTTTCTGCTCCATGCCTCGTTGCGGGAGAACATTGCGTACGGGCGGCCTGAGGCGGGTTTCGACCGCATTCGGGAGTGCGCGCGTGCGGCACAGATCGATGACTTCATCATGGGTCTGCCGGAAGGGTACGAGACGCTGGTGGGCGAACGTGGCGCTACGTTGTCCGCCGGTGAACGGCAGCGAGTCGCCATCGCTCGAGCGCTGCTGCGAGATCCGGAGCTGTTGATTCTGGATGAACCGACAGCCTCACTCGATCCGCTTTCAGAGGCGCTGGTGACCACGGCCTTGGCAGAGGTTGCGAAGGGGAGAACGACACTTCTGATCACACACCGTCAGGCGCTGATCGAACAGGCGTACCAGGTCATCGTGGTGCAGGGCGGCAGGATCGTCGAGTGTGGCACGCCCGAGGGCCTGATGCAAGACGGCGGCTATCTGGCCGCACATCGAAAGGGCTACATCGATCTATCGGGTGTTTCTGTCGATGAGGCGGTGCTGGTATGAGCCATCTCCGGATTGCTGTTCTCGACAGCGGTATAAATCCGTCTCATCCTCATGTCGGTGGTCTTACGAACGGTGTATGTCTGACAGGCGACGGCATCAGCGAAGACACAATCGACCGCCTGGGCCACGGGACAGCCGTCGCGGCCCTTATCCATGCGCTGGCTCCCGGGGCGGCGATTGTGCCGGTGCGCATCTTCGACAGGACTCTCTCAACCAATCTTTCGACGTTACTGCGAGCGCTGCAATGGTGTGTGGCGAACGGGATCCATGTGATCAATCTGAGTCTTGGAACGACGAACGAGAGCTATCGTGATGCGTTTGCGGAGGTCGTCGCGCGCGTTGCCGACGCCGGAGCTGTGCTGGTTGCTCCTTATGCGATGGGGGAGAAACTTCTGCTGCCCGGGACTCTTTCGGGGGTGGTGGGAGTTGTTGCCGACAGCACATGCAACGATGCAGCGTGCACCGTAAAGCCGATGACCTTCAAAAAGGCCTTCGGTGCGCCGCCTTATCCACGCGATATTCCTGGAGTTCCTCGAGCGTTGAACCTCAATGGTGTCAGCTTTTCCGTGGCGCGCGTCTCGGCTTATATTGCACGCGCGTGGTCCAGCCGAAAGGAAGGCGAGCCATGGGAGCGATTCCTGGAAGCGCGTCTCGACCAGGAGC
This genomic window from Terriglobus albidus contains:
- the qhpE gene encoding subtilisin-like serine protease QhpE, with protein sequence MSHLRIAVLDSGINPSHPHVGGLTNGVCLTGDGISEDTIDRLGHGTAVAALIHALAPGAAIVPVRIFDRTLSTNLSTLLRALQWCVANGIHVINLSLGTTNESYRDAFAEVVARVADAGAVLVAPYAMGEKLLLPGTLSGVVGVVADSTCNDAACTVKPMTFKKAFGAPPYPRDIPGVPRALNLNGVSFSVARVSAYIARAWSSRKEGEPWERFLEARLDQEPIEVLLRQ
- a CDS encoding ABC transporter ATP-binding protein codes for the protein MDRSTLPAGKLFVQYGRALRYVRPYLGGLLGFIGLGLLSTALGLAQPFMSRYLVDKALLGRDLRALLVIAAAMIGAAVVSSTISFVSSYLYLRLSTRSLFDMRMDLYRHLQSLSPRFFSGRKLGDLVSRINNDIGEVQRVASDACLSLLSNVIFLIGSLAMMLWLSWQLTVVSVVLLPIAIIALRAYQGRLVLQSREIREKSSDLGSFLIESLLSLRLTVAVTAEEREAAKFRRLNDGFIQALLKSQVTSFLAGTVPSLILTVSTSVMFLYGGWFVFQGRLTLGSLLAFIAYQAKLMAPVQNLLTLHTNLLTGGVALERVFELLDVPADVADSELPVALPKSLGTVRFEAVSFSYKDAEVALDNLSFTLPKGSLTVLVGKSGSGKSTMADLLLRLHDPQSGAITVDGVDLRSIRLKELRERIAIVEQTPFLLHASLRENIAYGRPEAGFDRIRECARAAQIDDFIMGLPEGYETLVGERGATLSAGERQRVAIARALLRDPELLILDEPTASLDPLSEALVTTALAEVAKGRTTLLITHRQALIEQAYQVIVVQGGRIVECGTPEGLMQDGGYLAAHRKGYIDLSGVSVDEAVLV